The Streptomyces sp. HUAS CB01 genome has a segment encoding these proteins:
- a CDS encoding VOC family protein: MPDLPPLPAPETGLFLTHFLTVRDVARSRDFYADVLGGEVVLAENPAIVKAANSWIIMNPGGGPTPDKPGVTLTAPEPGDPVSAFMNVRVADIAGFYARAKAKGARFLTEPLDRRAELRCYMLDPDGRLIEVGQATGMLRGVYADPPAGSGTG; the protein is encoded by the coding sequence CTGCCCGATCTGCCGCCTCTCCCGGCCCCGGAGACGGGACTGTTCCTGACGCACTTCCTGACCGTGCGCGACGTGGCCCGTTCGCGGGACTTCTACGCCGACGTCCTCGGCGGCGAGGTGGTGCTGGCGGAGAACCCGGCCATCGTGAAGGCCGCCAACAGCTGGATCATCATGAACCCCGGCGGTGGCCCCACCCCGGACAAGCCGGGCGTCACCCTGACCGCTCCCGAGCCGGGGGACCCGGTGTCGGCGTTCATGAACGTCCGCGTCGCGGACATCGCGGGGTTCTACGCCCGGGCGAAGGCGAAGGGCGCCCGATTCCTGACCGAGCCCCTCGACCGCAGGGCCGAACTGCGGTGCTACATGCTGGACCCTGACGGCCGTCTGATCGAGGTCGGCCAGGCGACCGGCATGCTGCGGGGCGTCTACGCGGACCCGCCGGCGGGGTCCGGGACGGGCTGA
- a CDS encoding helix-turn-helix domain-containing protein — protein sequence MADDYLVRIGKLIRDARQHRGWTQSQLADALGTSQSAVNRIERGNQNISLEMIARIGEALDSEIVSLGYAGPMHLRVVGRRRLSGSIDVKTSKNACVALLCGSLLNKGRTVLRRVARIEEVYRLLEVLHSIGVRTRWINDGTDLEITPPARLDMDAIDADAARRTRSIIMFLGPLLHRLDRFRLPYAGGCDLGTRTIEPHMIALRRFGLDITATEGQYHAVVEGSVAPDRPIVLTERGDTVTENALLAAARHDGVTVIRNASSNYMVQDLCFFLEALGVRIDGIGTTTLTVHGVPEIDVDVDYSPSEDPVEAMSLIAAAVVTESQLTIRRVPIEFLEIELAVLEEMGLDHDRTPEYTADNGRTRLVDLTVRPSKLEAPIDKIHPMPFPGLNIDNVPFFAAIAAVAQGQTLIHDWVYDNRAIYLTDLNRLGGRLQLLDPHRVLVEGPTRWRAAEMMCPPALRPAVVVLLAMMAAEGTSVLRNVYVINRGYEDLAERLNSVGAQIEIFRDI from the coding sequence ATGGCAGACGACTACCTCGTACGCATCGGCAAGCTCATCCGTGACGCCCGTCAGCATCGGGGCTGGACACAGTCGCAACTCGCCGACGCGCTCGGCACCAGCCAGAGCGCCGTCAACCGTATCGAGCGCGGCAATCAGAACATCAGCCTTGAGATGATCGCCCGGATCGGTGAGGCGCTCGACAGCGAGATCGTGTCGCTCGGCTACGCCGGTCCCATGCATCTGCGGGTCGTCGGCCGGCGCCGCCTCTCCGGCTCCATCGACGTCAAGACGAGCAAGAACGCCTGCGTCGCACTGCTGTGCGGATCGCTGCTGAACAAGGGCCGCACCGTCCTGCGCCGGGTCGCGCGGATCGAGGAGGTCTACCGGCTGCTGGAGGTGCTGCACTCCATCGGCGTGCGCACCCGCTGGATCAACGACGGCACCGACCTCGAGATCACCCCGCCGGCCCGGCTCGACATGGACGCCATCGACGCGGACGCCGCGCGCCGGACCCGCTCGATCATCATGTTCCTCGGCCCGCTCCTGCACCGTCTGGACCGCTTCCGGCTGCCGTACGCCGGCGGCTGCGACCTGGGCACCCGCACCATCGAGCCGCACATGATCGCGCTGCGCCGCTTCGGTCTGGACATCACCGCGACCGAGGGCCAGTACCACGCGGTCGTCGAGGGCTCGGTCGCCCCGGACCGCCCGATCGTGCTGACCGAGCGCGGCGACACCGTGACCGAGAACGCGCTGCTGGCGGCCGCGCGCCACGACGGGGTCACCGTCATCCGCAACGCCTCCTCCAACTACATGGTGCAGGACCTGTGCTTCTTCCTGGAGGCCCTGGGCGTACGTATCGACGGCATCGGAACGACCACGCTCACCGTCCACGGCGTGCCCGAGATCGACGTGGACGTCGACTACTCCCCCTCCGAGGACCCGGTCGAGGCGATGAGCCTGATCGCGGCCGCCGTCGTCACCGAGTCCCAGCTGACGATCCGCCGGGTGCCGATCGAGTTCCTGGAGATCGAGCTCGCCGTCCTGGAGGAGATGGGCCTCGACCACGACCGGACGCCCGAGTACACCGCCGACAACGGACGGACCCGGCTCGTGGACCTGACCGTGCGCCCCTCGAAGCTGGAGGCGCCGATCGACAAGATCCACCCGATGCCGTTCCCCGGCCTCAACATCGACAACGTGCCGTTCTTCGCGGCGATCGCGGCCGTCGCGCAGGGCCAGACCCTCATCCACGACTGGGTCTACGACAACCGCGCCATCTACCTCACCGACCTCAACCGCCTCGGCGGCCGGCTCCAGCTCCTCGACCCGCACCGCGTCCTCGTCGAGGGCCCGACACGCTGGCGGGCCGCCGAGATGATGTGCCCGCCCGCCCTGCGCCCGGCCGTGGTCGTCCTGCTGGCGATGATGGCGGCCGAGGGAACCTCGGTGCTGCGCAACGTCTACGTCATCAACCGCGGTTACGAGGACCTGGCGGAGCGCCTCAACTCGGTGGGCGCGCAGATCGAGATCTTCCGCGACATCTGA
- the acnA gene encoding aconitate hydratase AcnA, whose protein sequence is MSANSFDARSTLRVGDESYEIFRLDKVEGSARLPYSLKVLLENLLRTEDGANITADHIRALGGWDSQAQPSQEIQFTPARVIMQDFTGVPCVVDLATMREAVKELGGDPAKINPLAPAELVIDHSVIADKFGTRDSFAQNVELEYGRNRERYQFLRWGQTAFDEFKVVPPGTGIVHQVNIEHLARTVMVRGGQAYPDTLVGTDSHTTMVNGLGVLGWGVGGIEAEAAMLGQPVSMLIPRVVGFKLTGELKPGTTATDLVLTITEMLRKHGVVGKFVEFYGEGVAATSLANRATIGNMSPEFGSTAAIFPIDDETIKYLKLTGRSEQQLALVEAYAKEQGLWLDPAAEPDFSEKLELDLSTVVPSIAGPKRPQDRIVLANAAEQFTQDVRNYVDDVDEAGKESFPASDSPAISPNGAPSKPTTVTAPDGSTYEIDHGAVTVAAITSCTNTSNPYVMVAAALVAKKAVEKGLTRKPWVKTTLAPGSKVVTDYFDKAGLTPYLDKVGFNLVGYGCTTCIGNSGPLPEEVSKAVNEHDLAVTSVLSGNRNFEGRINPDVKMNYLASPPLVVAYALAGSMKVDITREALGTDTEGNPVYLKDIWPSEAEVNDVVANAIGEDMFNKSYQDVFAGDAQWQALPIPTGNTFEWDAESTYVRKPPYFEGMTMETTPVTDIEGARVLAKLGDSVTTDHISPAGAIKADTPAGKYLTEHGVERRDFNSYGSRRGNHEVMIRGTFANIRLRNQIAPGTEGGYTRDFTQPDAPVSFIYDASRNYIEQGIPLVVLAGKEYGSGSSRDWAAKGTALLGVKAVIAESYERIHRSNLIGMGVLPLQFPEGASAESLGLTGEETFSIAGVTELNEGTTPRTVKVTTDTGVEFDAVVRIDTPGEADYYRNGGIMQYVLRSLIRK, encoded by the coding sequence GTGTCGGCGAACAGCTTCGACGCCCGCAGCACGCTGCGCGTGGGCGACGAGTCGTACGAGATCTTCAGGCTGGACAAGGTCGAGGGCTCCGCGCGCCTCCCTTACAGCCTCAAGGTCCTCCTGGAGAACCTGCTCCGCACCGAGGACGGCGCCAACATCACCGCCGACCACATCCGGGCGCTCGGCGGCTGGGACTCGCAGGCGCAGCCCAGCCAGGAGATCCAGTTCACGCCGGCCCGCGTGATCATGCAGGACTTCACCGGCGTGCCCTGCGTCGTGGACCTCGCCACCATGCGCGAGGCCGTGAAGGAGCTCGGCGGCGACCCGGCGAAGATCAACCCGCTCGCCCCCGCCGAGCTGGTCATCGACCACTCCGTCATCGCCGACAAGTTCGGCACCCGGGACTCCTTCGCGCAGAACGTGGAGCTGGAGTACGGCCGCAACAGGGAGCGCTACCAGTTCCTGCGCTGGGGCCAGACCGCCTTCGACGAGTTCAAGGTCGTCCCGCCCGGCACCGGCATCGTCCACCAGGTGAACATCGAGCACCTGGCCCGCACCGTCATGGTCCGGGGCGGCCAGGCCTACCCCGACACCCTCGTCGGCACCGACTCCCACACCACGATGGTCAACGGCCTCGGCGTGCTCGGCTGGGGCGTCGGCGGCATCGAGGCCGAGGCCGCGATGCTCGGCCAGCCGGTCTCGATGCTCATCCCGCGCGTCGTCGGCTTCAAGCTGACCGGTGAGCTCAAGCCCGGCACCACCGCCACGGACCTCGTGCTCACCATCACCGAGATGCTGCGCAAGCACGGCGTCGTCGGCAAGTTCGTCGAGTTCTACGGCGAGGGCGTCGCCGCCACCTCGCTGGCCAACCGCGCCACCATCGGCAACATGTCGCCGGAGTTCGGCTCCACCGCCGCGATCTTCCCGATCGACGACGAGACCATCAAGTACCTGAAGCTGACCGGCCGCAGCGAGCAGCAGCTCGCGCTGGTCGAGGCGTACGCCAAGGAGCAGGGCCTCTGGCTGGACCCGGCCGCCGAGCCCGACTTCTCCGAGAAGCTGGAGCTCGACCTCTCCACCGTCGTCCCCTCCATCGCCGGCCCGAAGCGCCCGCAGGACCGCATCGTCCTCGCGAACGCCGCCGAGCAGTTCACCCAGGACGTCCGCAACTACGTCGACGACGTCGACGAGGCCGGCAAGGAGTCCTTCCCGGCCTCCGACTCCCCGGCGATCTCCCCGAACGGCGCCCCGTCGAAGCCGACCACGGTCACCGCCCCCGACGGCTCCACGTACGAGATCGACCACGGTGCCGTCACGGTCGCCGCGATCACGTCCTGCACCAACACCTCGAACCCGTACGTCATGGTCGCCGCCGCGCTCGTCGCGAAGAAGGCCGTGGAGAAGGGCCTGACCCGCAAGCCGTGGGTGAAGACCACCCTCGCCCCGGGCTCCAAGGTCGTGACCGACTACTTCGACAAGGCGGGCCTGACCCCGTACCTCGACAAGGTCGGCTTCAACCTCGTCGGTTACGGCTGCACCACCTGCATCGGCAACTCCGGCCCGCTGCCGGAGGAGGTCTCCAAGGCCGTCAACGAGCACGACCTGGCCGTGACCTCGGTGCTCTCCGGCAACCGCAACTTCGAGGGCCGGATCAACCCCGACGTCAAGATGAACTACCTGGCCTCCCCGCCGCTGGTCGTCGCGTACGCGCTCGCGGGCTCCATGAAGGTGGACATCACCCGTGAGGCGCTCGGCACCGACACCGAGGGCAACCCGGTCTACCTGAAGGACATCTGGCCCTCCGAGGCCGAGGTCAACGACGTCGTGGCCAACGCCATCGGCGAGGACATGTTCAACAAGTCCTACCAGGACGTCTTCGCGGGCGACGCCCAGTGGCAGGCGCTGCCGATCCCGACCGGCAACACCTTCGAGTGGGACGCCGAGTCGACCTACGTCCGCAAGCCCCCGTACTTCGAGGGCATGACCATGGAGACCACCCCGGTCACCGACATCGAGGGCGCCCGCGTCCTCGCCAAGCTCGGCGACTCGGTCACCACCGACCACATCTCCCCGGCCGGTGCCATCAAGGCCGACACGCCGGCCGGCAAGTACCTCACCGAGCACGGTGTGGAGCGCCGTGACTTCAACTCCTACGGCTCGCGCCGAGGCAACCACGAAGTCATGATCCGCGGCACGTTCGCCAACATCCGCCTGCGCAACCAGATCGCGCCGGGCACCGAGGGCGGCTACACCCGCGACTTCACCCAGCCGGACGCGCCGGTGTCGTTCATCTACGACGCCTCGCGCAACTACATCGAGCAGGGCATCCCGCTGGTCGTCCTGGCCGGCAAGGAGTACGGCTCCGGCTCGTCCCGCGACTGGGCCGCCAAGGGCACCGCGCTCCTCGGCGTCAAGGCCGTCATCGCCGAGTCCTACGAGCGCATCCACCGCTCGAACCTCATCGGCATGGGCGTGCTCCCGCTGCAGTTCCCCGAGGGCGCCTCCGCCGAGTCCCTCGGCCTGACCGGCGAGGAGACCTTCTCCATCGCCGGCGTCACCGAGCTCAACGAGGGCACGACGCCCCGCACGGTCAAGGTCACCACCGACACCGGCGTGGAGTTCGACGCGGTCGTCCGCATCGACACCCCCGGCGAGGCGGACTACTACCGCAACGGCGGCATCATGCAGTACGTGCTCCGGAGCCTGATCCGCAAGTAG